In Candidatus Schekmanbacteria bacterium, the DNA window ATGGGTGAGGGTTCAGGCATATTGATACTCGAAGAACTTGAGTTTGCAAAGAAAAGAGGAGCTAATATAAGGGCTGAGATTTGCGGATTTGGACAATCCTGCGATGCATACCATATGACCTCTCCATCTCTCGATGGCGACGGTGCTGTGCGTTGTATGGAGGCAACTATTAAGGATGCGGAAGTTAATCCTGAAGAGGTTTCATATATAAATGCACATGGCACTTCGACACCTCTCAATGATAAGATTGAAACAACAGCCATAAAGAATGTTTTCAAAGACAATGCTTATAAAATTCCTGTCAGCTCTACTAAGTCTATGACAGGCCATCTATTAGGTGCGGCTGGCGCAATAGAATCTGTTTTCTCAGTGCTTTCGATTGAAAAAGGATTTATTCCACCAACAATAAACTATGAAGAAAAGGACCCGGAGTGCGACCTCGATTATGTGCCGAATGAAGCAAGGGATGCAGACCTTAAATATGTTCTTTCAAACTCATTTGGATTTGGTGGAACGAATGCCTGTCTGATGTTCAAAAAATTTGAAGATTAATTCATTAAGATATTCTTTACATTGAAAAAGTCTTCACTTTATAGGAGGGGGAATCTTGCAAGAAGAAAAGACATTTGAAGATTATAAAAAAGAGCTTTTGGAAAGAGAAAAGAAAGCTGAGATTGGAGGCGGAGAAGCACGGATAAAAGTACAGCACGACAAGGGGAAGCTTACCGCAAGAGAACGCCTCGATATTCTTTTTGATAAGAACTCCTTCGAGGAAATAGATAAATTTGTAACTCATAAGTGTTCGAATTTCGGGATGGAGAAGAATAAGTATCCCGGTGACGGAGTTGTTACCGGTTACGGCACAATCAACGGGAGAATTGCATATGCCTATTCCCAAGATTTCACTGTTCTTGGCGGTTCTCTGAGTGAAGCATGCGGAAGAAAAATTGCAAAAATTCAGGATCTTGCTCTCAAAGTTGGCGCACCCATTATCGGACTAAATGATTCAGGCGGCGCTAGAATTCAAGAGGGAGTTGAAAGTCTTGGCGGATATGCTGAAATATTTTTGCGCAACACTCTTGCATCAGGAGTCGTTCCGCAGATTGCCGCAATTATGGGCCCCTGTGCAGGCGGCGCAGTTTATTCTCCTGCTATAAACGACTTTATATTTATGGTCAAAAATACGAGCTATATGTTTATTACAGGTCCTGATGTCATAAAAGCAACAACTCATGAAGATGTAACAATGGAGGAATTAGGCGGTTCTGAAACACACAATGTTGACAGCGGCGTTGCCCATTTTGAATGCGAAAATGACAAGGAGTGCCTTCTGACGATTCGAGAACTTCTTACTTTTCTGCCACAAAACAATATGGAAGAACCGCGCATAGTCAATACCGATGATGACCCAAGACGAGAGACTCCCAGAATAGAAGAGGTTATTCCTCTCAACCCGAACAAGCCCTATGATGTGAAGGAAGTAATAAAAGAACTCGTTGATGAAAATTATTTTTTCGAAACACAGGAACATTATGCAACGAACATTGTAACCGGATTTGGAAGACTTAACGGCAGAACTGTTGGCATTGTAGCGAATCAGCCAGCTGTGCTTGCAGGATGTCTCGATATCAAGGCTTCAGTCAAAGGTGCAAGGTTTATCAGGTTTTGCGATGCCTTCAATATACCGCTGATTACCCTTCAGGATGTTCCGGGATTTTTGCCGGGGCTTGATCAAGAAAAAAATGGCATCATCAGGCATGGAGCTAAACTCCTTTATGCATATGCGGAGGCAACA includes these proteins:
- a CDS encoding methylmalonyl-CoA carboxyltransferase, with translation MQEEKTFEDYKKELLEREKKAEIGGGEARIKVQHDKGKLTARERLDILFDKNSFEEIDKFVTHKCSNFGMEKNKYPGDGVVTGYGTINGRIAYAYSQDFTVLGGSLSEACGRKIAKIQDLALKVGAPIIGLNDSGGARIQEGVESLGGYAEIFLRNTLASGVVPQIAAIMGPCAGGAVYSPAINDFIFMVKNTSYMFITGPDVIKATTHEDVTMEELGGSETHNVDSGVAHFECENDKECLLTIRELLTFLPQNNMEEPRIVNTDDDPRRETPRIEEVIPLNPNKPYDVKEVIKELVDENYFFETQEHYATNIVTGFGRLNGRTVGIVANQPAVLAGCLDIKASVKGARFIRFCDAFNIPLITLQDVPGFLPGLDQEKNGIIRHGAKLLYAYAEATVPKITIITRKSYGGAYCVMSSKHVRGDINYAYPIAEIAVMGPDGAVNIIFRKELQNSDNPDELKQKLVYDYRTKFANPYIAAERGIIDEVIMPANSRRKLIKALEMLHNKTDRNPAKKHGNIPL